The genomic stretch CTCGAGCTCAAACCATAAGGATGCCGCCCACAAGATGCTCTGCTCGATCTCTCTTGTCCAATGTCATACGCCTCCACTCGGAGTTGAAACCAGGTACTTGTTCGTCATCCTGCCACAATATATTTCATTATGATCTCCTATTTTTGTGTTGATTTCCGTTATCGAGCTTTGCATAGTCACAACCTAGCACTCGAACCAGAAAATATCTAGCAACTAGATCGTCTATTTCCATGTGTGTGCTAGAGGACAGGCTTTCGTGCTTATGGGAAAGGAGATGCGCATCCCAGAAATCGATGAACTCTTTGCTAAACCTAATCGGTCCTTTATTGAaactaggaaagatgcaaaaagttttattttgttgtcTGATTCAAACTCTTTTGTCTGTCTGTTGAAACAATTTGGATGCTTTTTTCTCATAAAGTCTATTCTTTTCACTCCACTAATGTTTCGTCTATGAAGGACAACTTTCAGAAGTTAAGACCCCTctctttctttttgctctttttggCTTGTGCACATGACAATGTGTCTTAGAAATTCACTATGTTTCATTTGTGTTCAACTAAGATGCTCATTATTTGAGATGATGATAAgctaaatttttccttttcaaggaAGGAATTGTGATAAAGAAAAACATGCTTATTCTACAAAGAAAAGGGTGAAAAGGAATATAGAAGTTGGTAGGGAGAGGCAGAGAGAAGATGGTGGTTATCAAAATGTAAGATCCTTCTATATATCATTTCTTTGTGtatctttgttaataaattcaagATTTCTCTTATAAAGCTTTTGAATCTCGTATTGAGCTTTATTTCTGCCTTTAAGCAAGGATTTCTGGTATAATACTTACACTAATTCTTTATCTTTCACCTGGAAGTATGCATTGAAGTTAGTCTAGTCCCTTTTGTGTCTCTATTTTATTGGAAATGATAATAAAAGTGGATGAGCTTCAATTTGCAGGTCAGTAGCGTTGCTGACATCGAAGATTTGACATACGATGAGGTCAACCTATCTACTAGCTCTAGTAAGGGCAAATTTTATCTACATACATGATCTAACAGAATGAATGGATTTGAATATTAGAGTTTAAATCATGACGTTCCTCCAACATAAATGAATGTGATCTTATTTTTGAACAAAAAGGGAACTACTCCAAGAATATCTCAATATTTTTGAGAATGAGGGTAACATGCTAGTCTATCTGCAAAATTGGGTATCTCACTAAGCTCTCAACTGGCTTTATTTATAGAAAATAGAGAGATTTATTTATAGAAagatttattttgatattttaggTATCGCATTTATTACATTCCTAATTTTAAGGAATAGCTGTTGTATAGCTCCTAGGATTATGGAGATATTTTTAGAATGTGCAACCTATATAACCTAAAACATTTTGATACATTTGAGATTTAGAGGGAAAAAATATTTCTTTCTCTTTTGTTGTGTCTCTGCATTCATGGTTTTAGAGCTACAGCCTattcaaacttaactttaaaattgccTTTTTGTAATGGCACAAATTACCATCCTGGAGTGACTATTGACACCTGTTCAACCTTATTATCCTCTAGAGTAAATGTTAATGCAATCATGCCCTTAGTGATTGGGATCAatcatgagttttgatgtttgggtaaagaATTTAAGTTACGTTTGAGTAAAAAGTTTAAGTTATGATAATATTTGTGTCTGATATGTCTATGAAATTATGTAAGATTTGATACACGTGTAGACTAAGCATAGCCAAGGTTGATGTTGATTTGATGGTTTGAGGTCTAATATAGATTGGAGAATGATGGTATTGCAAGATGAGGAGCATTAGAGTGCACTTGAGCTAGAGGAGACAAACTACGACGGTCACACATGAAAGATGACATGTAAAGCGAGTTGAGAGCTTAGTGAGTCGAGCTAAGAGCCAAATGAGCCATTTCTTAATTTGCAGCTTTGGTTGTGTAATTACCTATAGCCATTGCATTGAACAATGTACTAAATTTTTTTTAGTCAATGTTTATGATATACACAGATTTGCTTCTATTAAACATCTTTTGCTAAGCCCTGCAGAAGAACATTCTACCTCTCCATCTGCTTTTCAGAGTAAGAGATCCAATGCGTCTAAAGGTACTTAAGAAATATGGAATCTAGGTgctttttttttaccatttttatGATGGAAGGCATTTATTTCCTCAACCAATGTTTGGCATAACTTATCAGCAGAACTATGAGATTTGATGTCTTGTATTAAATTCTTTTAGTAGTTGCTCAACTTGGATCTTAAATTGTGCCGTAGTTAATGCACCAGAAAATTGGAAGGAGGTCCTTAACGGAATTAAAACAATGACGCTTGCTGAGGGTGTCACATTCAGAACTATGGGATGTGAAAGCGAAGAGAAACCTCTGCCATCCAAGGTACTATGGTTCGAGACTATAGGCTGAAACTGTTCACTATTTTCCTTTGTATTCATAGGTTTGAAACTTTTTCAGAAGCTTTGATATTTCTCATCCTTTTAATCTCACAAATGTAGAGATAAGAGTGCCAAATATATAACCAAGGGGATAATTGCAGACATGTTTTTccataaggatttttttttttttgaatatcaCAATCTTCATTAGCCTTTCTATCATCTAAAATATAAGGGAAGATTGCTCTGGTTACTCATTGGTAGGGTAGGGGTGGTAATAGTTGACACCACCATTTACACAACATGATTTAGCTTGCActtgagcagaagatgagaattACAGAaataaggatgttaaggtggatgtgtggacacgAGGATGGATAGGATAAAAAAAtagagtattagagagaaagtcggggttgcatctattgaggaaaaactctgagagacacgtttaacaTGGTATGGGACCATCACTTGCCAAGCATTTAGTTCTCCCTAATCTACTCTAACTTCCATCACTGCCAACTCCCTATTTGTCTTTCAGTTGCCAACTACCTATTGCACTTTCAACTTGCCAATACTTATCGAATTTCCCATTTGTTAAATGCCTAGTTGACCTCGACCAATTTGGACTTTGTTCATCGTCAAGTATCTAGtgagtcttgacctacttgacataTCCAAACAATAAACATATTATTCAAACCCATGGTCTATCAAGGCCAAGCTGAGCCTTGCACCAACACCAAATGCATATAttaatggaaaatattcttctcTAAACTTATTAATTACCCGAGAAAATTTTCTCAAGTAATTAATAAAATTGTCTATAAGCCCTAATGATTCATTTAGAGGGATGTAATTAATACCCATATCAATAGTTACACCATAAGCATTGGTTGATCCAATAAGATGGTTTCGACTATAATTAAGAAACTTATAGTTGACAATTTCAagcacaataaaaaaaaatatagaatctGTAAAATTCCATTGTACTGTTAGGTGATCCAATTGTTAGTTAGGTTATGGCGCTTTGTCCCATCAAGCAACATGGACAACTCACTTAAGTAGAAGCTCCATGAGGTTGCAATTATGGGACGAAGGAAAATCCTTAGAATGCTTGTGCGAGACCCTTAGGTATCCTCCACTTGTTTTGTTGTAAAGGAATTTAAGTGACTATGATCACTTGTATATTGTAGTGTAAAGGATCAATTTAAAGGACTAGTATTCAAGCATCTAAAACCACCATCAGGTCCTTTGTGGGTCTTGTTTTTATCACTCCATTATAAAAAGGATAAAAACAATATTCATGGCAGAGAGCTGGTGAATACGTATCATTCATCTCGTCTTTATGCTATGGTTAAATTCAATCAAATAaccatttaattttaaatttttatgagAATATTTTAGAGAAATCTAATGTTGTTATTTCTTCTTATATAACATCTCTAGTTCTCACCCAAAGAAATGGACAGATGAGAAGAGGATAAATCATTTAGCCATGCATATTTTCCTTCTTTGTTTTGATTGGGAACTAGATTGTAATATGGTTTAGGGGTTTCATCTTAATGTGATGCTAGTGGAGCATCACTTGGATTGTAATTCGAGAATAACCAAGGTAACTaaccaagatttaaaattttgaattttgcagAGTTTCGATCTCTAATTAGAGCAATAAGTTCGGTTATGTCATGTTGGTATAAGCTTAGAAGTTATTAAACATTTTACTCAAAACTTTTACTCCAACAAAACTTGTAAATTATATTTTGGTTAAAACATTGTCTTATATAGGGTATAGTTATTAAAATCAGACTAGTGTAATGAGTCAATTAAAAACCTCAAAGCCAAATTGTTCATTagcttaattataattttttttttaaatcaaaagaatcaatcaatatatataaaaacacTTTATTTATTGTGGAcctataatattaaaaatatcctTATTATAACTATAACCTATTTTAAATGTATTTGACATAAATCATTAATGTTATCGACGACAATATTAAATTTCTAATCTCGatcctattttaattttttcattaatttttatAACTATTCGTCTAATTTAACTCATACATCTTAATCCCGACTAACATTGCTAATGATTTCATTGACTCCTCCACTTAACCTCATGCACAATAGAGGAAGAGGCAAATAGCTGagtaagaggaagaggaagaggaagagaaagagatgaGCCAGTTTGAGAAGCGTTGTTGATGCTAGATAGACCTTGGCATCTACACCTATTTTGAAGTTAGTGAAAATAAGGTTCCGCAAGTCATTTTCAGACACTGAGGAGATCATGTGGAATGGATCGAGAGCAGTGGTTCTAGTGTCCTTGCTCTTCTGCTACTAACTATGTGACTTCCTCCACGGGAAGTGAGGGAGGGGGGATTGCTTGTATGTTTGTCGTCTCGCGCCTTCTCACTTGATGGTCAGTGCATGAAACGAAGTGATTCGCCCGTGATGACCAACACGACATGAAATTTTAAACCTATAACTAACTCCGCACTTCTTGTGCTACTTGGAAGTGTTTTGAGATGCCTCCTAGGTTTATATATTACAATTTTATTAGTGTTTTATATATGGCCATCATTCTATAAGTATATTGCCTTGAATTTGATAAGAGTAATATGATGATCATGACCTTATGCTGATTGGTTGTCTGAGTAATACAAGCATTCTTCTAGCTAATGAGATTCTTAATGTAATATTATAGAAACTGATTACAATACACTCCCTTTGTTTAAACTCACTCTATCTGAAATTACCTATGTTTAGATATCTGGATGTTTGTCCTTTTGTCATGTTGCCgtcttttcttttcttccaatGCTTGACATCATCACTTATTTCTGTCTTGTACCAGGAAGAAAGATTTGGAATCTTGGTATCTTGCCTTCTGTCGAGCCAAACTAAAGGAGCAATTACCAGTGGCATGTTCAGTAGTACCCTGTTTCTTTGGGCTTATAATTATTGTcaagtttgatattaaataaagttCTAAATATAAGGTTTCTTCACTTGTTTTCAGGTGCAGTTGCGCGTCTGTCAGAGAAGGGTTTACTGGATGCTGCCATTATTCTGAAAACTGAAGAATCAGTAATTGCAAGCTTGATTAAACCAGTATATCCTTTTTCTGTATATAATTCAGTTCTGACCATTTCTTTTATACCTTTTATTATGGAAGTTTCTCCTTAGTGGTATGCTTAATTCAATTGAAGATCACATGATTATTGATCAAATTATTGTATTTTGATTAAATGGGAGGTATTTTTATTCATATTTGAAATCTCATATTGTGCTGAGTGGCATGATCAAAAGGTTCTGATAAATTACCGAGGGCAAAACTTGAGACTACTAAGCACAAGTAATGTTTCTTGCGCTGCTATTGTTGGtgtgtgtatgtgtgtgtgtgtgtgtgtgtatcaaGTGTACAAGTATAGATAAGCTTAAAATAATTTGCAGGTGCAACAATGAAAGCCTAAGTAGCTACTTGGCATGCAGTCCCAACAAGTTGAGGTCAACTAGATGGTAGGCTAGGCAGTATAAAGAAATTCCAACAAGTTGAGGTGAATTGGATGCTAGGCATTGAAGTCCTAGCAAGTTGAGGTCAATCGGATGCTAGGTAGTGCAAGGAAGTCCCAGATGGTTGGCGAGGATCGAATGCTAAGCAAGATGAAGTCCCAAAGGCACGAGTAGTCTCTTGGCATGATGAAGACCAGAAGCATGAAGGCTTCTTGGCAAGATGAAgtcctagagaaatgaaaaccTCCTAGCTAATGTAAAGTACAAAGAGGAGAGCGGGCACACATATATCTTAGGATGAAGGGAATGAACATATTTAGACTTAGAAATAGTCAAGTCAGTTGCAAAATTGACTAATCATAACTCAAACTTGAAATCGAAACCACGAATAGAATGAGGTATTTTGTTCAAAATATTCTAGATTCAAGGTATTCAATAATCATAAGCAATCAATTGATTAAATTCTAAATCCAAAAACATGAACAAATTGAAATATTCTATACAAGGGATTTGGAATTCGGAAATCAAAAGTAGTCAATTGATGCAGGGTAGTTGACTAACCAATAAGCAAAAGGTATTGTTTGATGTAGAATTCAGAAGGGTTGTCTAAGTAGTCGACATAGTAGTTGACTAATGTGCACCAGAACCTAGACAAGAACCATTAATCTGATATCAACCAACAACAAGGGTCGGATAACCATTGGCTTCTGTGTAGAGCAGTTAACTGGCTACACGACTGGTGGTGGCCTAAATTTGAGCAAGGATAAAATTCTAGAAAGCTGTGGGAATCTCTATACATACGAGAATTTAGAGGCACAAGAAACATTTAGAATGCTCACACTTTCACACGCTGACTTGTGGGATTGGACTAGAAAACTCGTAACAGCACGTATGGCTCACGCTTAGAGATTTTGGTAACTGAATTTAGGCGATGACAGATTGGTGATCGATTGTTCCTCCTAGGCCAACGGCGACTAATGCAAGAGAAGAGTTGTCGTCATCGAGCAATAATGGAAGAGAAGAGGAGGCTATGGTTTGAAATGACTGCGAGGATTTGCTTTGATACCATGTTAagaaattttgaaagaaaaaatgtgttattaattttttcaCCAATCTCACACGTATATAGAGAGTATTTAGATTTTAGACTTAAATCAAAGCCCTACAATCAACCTATATCATATCCCTACAATCAAGTGAAGTCATATCTAAATCATATACCTATATTTCCTATTCCTATTGATATAATATGTAACAGCCACCTACCATGGAGTGTTAACATGCAGAAGAAATAAACAGGATCCACGAGAGAATACTGTTTGAAATTAGTGGTTTCTTTGAGAGAAATTTCTTAAACTGCTTTGCAAAAGTGACAAATGAAAAGATGCTTATTCTTTTCATCATGTTTAATTCACtctttaagttaaatttttttctttgggAAGTGTCAAAGTTActctttaatatttttaatataggtTGCATTTTACTCGAGGAAAGCCCATTATATGAAGGAAGTCGCTGAAATTTGCTCAAGGAAGTATGGAGGTGACATCCCTAGTTCTGTTAATGAACTGCTTGCACTTCCTGGAGTTGGCTCTAAAATAGCCCATCTGGTACAGGTCACACTTACCGTCTTTCTTGAAACTAGGACCAGATTTTTTTCATGCTTATTTGAATATGTAGGTGATGATTGTTGGATGGAATAATGTTCAAGGGATTTGTGTTGATACTCACGTGCATCGTATTTGTAATCGATTAGGATGGGTTTCACGTCCAGGCACTGGACTGGTAAGTTTGTTTCATGACGTGAGAACTAGTCTAACAACTCTCTTTTGCAGAAACAATCTTAAAGTACGTGGTATAAAGTGTTACAATAATTGCATTAATGTTTTTTCTCTACTAGAAAACTTCTACTCCAGAAGAAACAAGAGTGCTTTTGGAAAAATGGCTACCCAAGGATTTGTGGGATCCCATCAACCCCCTTCTGGTAAGGTGGATATTAGTTTTCCTGATGTTGTTATATAGACTTAAGTGCAATTTATGTTGTCATCGCCATCAAGTTGTATTTGCCCATCTATTTGAGGTTGATTAAATGAAACTTATCCTTCCATTAATCTCCATGCCAAATATTATTCATGCTCACAGATTTTGGCAACTTACGTTGTCTTTCAAAGCTTATTGCAACTCAATCCTTTATTTATTTGAGCATGAGACCAAATATTGACAATTTTGAATCTTTTGTGGATTATGCAATATTCCCTTCACTTTCCATTTTCAGAGAACAAATAGTAGACTAGAAATTTTCTTGCTTTGGAAGTTAACTTGACTGATTACTCAGAAGGATGAGTAATAGGTATGTAAATCTAAAACAAGTTTGGAAGAACGCTTGCATCCTAAAAAGCCTGgcaatttatttttcatttctacTTTTCCCCCCATGTTTGGTATCTACTAAAAGTCTTTCCTTGTACTCTAGAGAGACAAGAAAGGACTAGGTAAGAAGTTGTCTATATGGGATCAAGAGAGCCATACTTGACCGTATCAAACAAGTTATGCTTCAACATTTGTTTTGTATAAATTAATCATAAACCATGATTGACTAACAAATGGAATGCATTTTATTTTTTGGATCTCTTTAGTTTTTTGAGGCCCAATGGAATAGCTATGTTTTCTTGGAGTAAGTATTTGCTTTTCACTTCCTTTAATTGTTCACTCAGATTGGATTTGGGCGCAGCATTTGTACTGCTCCCAGGCCCCGGTGTGGAATCTGCTCTGTAAACAATCTCTGTCCCTCTGCTTTCAAGGAAGtgacaaagagttcaaagtcAAAAGCTAAAAGATCCATCTACTGAAGGAATTTGAACATGGCTTTTTTCAGGCTTTAACTGCTTCTGTTAATTCTTATATGTTATAAAAAAAAGTGATTTACATGCTTGTTTCTCTTTTttgttgtttttctttcttttgagTCTAAAAGCATGTCTGTATATTGAAATTTATTATGTTTTATTGAGGAATAATGTTTTGTTGAACTCTGTGTATGTTGGTGTATGTTATGCAAACAATTGTGTTAATTGATAAGGGTAATTACAAGTCTTTTTTGAGATGCCACATACAATTTTCAAATTGCCCAAAATTTTGATCACTTGTCAAAATACCTATTGTCTCCCTTTTTCTCCCGCACACACTTGCCCCTTGCCTCCAAAAAGACTGAGCCAGAGAGCATTTCAGGGATTTCTGGTCAAAAGCTTGATATATTTACAACTCCCCAATTCCCTCCTAAACCTTGAATTCCTACTCCTGAAATCCTTTGCCTACACCCCAAATTCCCTCCTAAAATCCTTGAATTCCTAAAACCCTTTGCCTACACCCCTTACCCTCAAATTCAAGTGGTATAGCCTCCAACAATGGCAACCATTTTAGGCAAACCTCCAACTCCGAGACTCTTCTCTCCTCTTTgctcctttctctcttctctcaacCACTTTGTTGTATAAATTTGCTTCCTCACAAGCTTGCCATGAGGTTCTAGTTACTCCTTGACTATTCTATCTATCACGACCATTGTCAATAGTTGTCTCTCAACTCTATTTCATAGGATTTCTAGTCTCATTGTTTTTGTAGAAAATTGTATTAATTTACTTATCACCCTAATGTAGTAATTTTGGTACTAGTGTGAGCATGTGAAATGGTACCTCGAGGCCTAATAAATAGGATGGTGAGTGGAAATTTTCAGACatgtttaacaaacttaaagaagtttgttaaattattcatACATAAATTagttgatttttaaatttcccaTTGTTGAAGTAAGGGTACCTATAGACTAGTTTAGTTGCAAATTTCTTATTCATATATGTCATTTTAAATAACATGATCAAACCACATTGTTAATaattatattataaaaattttgTGGAATTGTGGTGCATTTTGTTAATTTGTAGGAGGAAAGAACACTTAGTAGATTATATGTTAGTGCAATCGTACTTCAAGTGCTCGAGTTTGATCAATAGTTTCGATATGTTTACGAAAGGGTTTAAATTAAACTAGTGTTATGTTTATTGATGCATTTATCAAGTGTAGAATATATTATGTGTTGTTATAAGTGTAGtcaattggaaagtccaaatagatcaagagatatttaacaaataaaggTTAGTAAGCATTGATAGAAAAAGAAGTTTGACAAGAGTTGGCCGATGAAAAAAATCCAAGTATATACTTCATTAATGGTGAAGTTCAATAGAAGTCGAAAGACGAGAACTCTTGACAGGTTAAGATTGATCAAATACATGACAAATGAAAAATCCTGGAGGCAAGACTTCTAGAAGACGAAAGAAAACTAAGATGTAAGGACTCTTGGTACATGAGATATGAGAGATTATTAGTTTAGTAACTTGTCTATTTTGTAAATCTACCATATGGTGAACAATTTGTTTATGccctagaatatatatatatatttgttcacCTGCATTTTGCGAATATGCAGCGCGACTAATTGAGTTAGGGCGTTTGGAAGTGATTCGAGTGCTCGGAGTAGGGCTATAAAtgagccaagctcgagctcgactcgactcGATTTCTACTGGCTCGAGTCAAGCTCAAGTTCGCTCGAGCTTGTAGagttgagctcgagctcgatatTTATTTATGGGTTCGAGTTCGAActcgatttttttatttttaataaataaataaatatattatatattataaaaatatatattattagtgGCTCATTTGACTTGATGAGCCACTGAGCCAATAATAATTAGGCTCTCGATCAACTTCAAATTTGAATCAAATTTTAATCGAGCCGTTCACGAACAACTCACGAAGAGTTTAACTCATGTACATCCCTATCCCAGAggaaaaatgatatgctcaaaggaaaaaaatttaaggaaaaacaCAAGGATAGACATATAAAGTGATGAGTTCATAAAAAATGAAATGATGAATCATAACTTTATACATCTATCATTGAACTTTTTCCCACGAACATATCATTGCTTATCCCAGAGTGAGTCAAAATCAGGGCACTAGAATCACTTCTGGATGCTCCAACTGACTAAATAGTGTATCATACTCATAGGAGTGAGATGCGCAGACCGGACCCGACTCCGACAGCCAGACCTGGGCGCCAAAATCCCTTTGTTACAATCCCAAATCAGGAACCTCAGCCCCTCCATCTCCTCCTCCATGGAAGCTCGTGGCCGGAGACGAATCAAAGGCGAGGAAAGTAGCAATGCCAAGAAGCGAAACACAAGGCCGAGGCAAGCAGCGAAGGAGCCATCAACTGAACGCGATCCACAAGGACAAGGGGAGGACCTCTATACCAGTCCCCTCCCTCTCCCAGACATCGAGGACTTCTCTCCAGATGACGCGCGCCGGATCCGTGCTTCTCTCCTAGACTGGTACGACGCCCACCGCCGCGACTTGCCATGGCGGAGGACGAAGACGAGCAGCCGCGGCACCGTCAACAGGAGTGAGACCGAGAGTAAGGTCGAAGCGGAAAGCGCGTACGCTGTGTGGGTATCGGAGGTGATGCTGCAGCAGACCAGGGTATCCACTGTCATCTCCTATTACAACCGCTGGATGGACAAATGGCCCACCATCCACCACCTCGCCGCAGCCTCACAGGAGGTTCTGTTCTGACCTTGCACTGCTAGGGATTTATACTCGTGCCTGATTCTGCTCATGTCTACTCTTTTTTTTTCACAGGAAGTGAATGAAATGTGGGCTGGTTTGGGGTATTATCGAAGGGCTCGCTTTCTTTTGGAGGTCCATTCTATACTCATTCCCCTTTATCTTCTATtaatttcttgtttttttttgagGCATTGGCAATACTttatttcagaaaaaaaaaaagcagATTGTTTCATTTCATCTGCATTTCTAAATTGTTATGATCATACTTAAAGAACTTGAATGCGATTTTCTTGTTGAATAAGGGAGCTAAGTCCATCGTTCAAGGAGGAATGTTTCCTCAGACAGCTGCTGAACTCCTCAAGGTTCAAGGAATTGGAGATTACACTGCCGGAGCCATTGCTTCTATAGCTTTCAATGAGGTGGGAGGTAGACTTTATCTGAGCttttgatctctttcttctttCACTGATGAATATAATTGACTGGTGAATATCGTTATGTATACTGTTTATGTAATGATCCAGTTCATTGGTAAATCTTTCCAGGCAGTGCCTGTTGTTGATGGGAATGTTGTTAGGGTGATCAGTAGGCTGAAGGCTATTACTGCCAACCCAAAGAAATCAGCCACAGTGAAAGGAATATGGTATGCATCTGTGTTGCTATGAATCTATTAATGATAAAGATGCAATCTTCCAAGAAATACCATccatttaaattcttttttcttgAAACCAGCAAAGGTCAGAGCAAAGAAACATGGACAGTTTATTTTGTTTTGACATATTTCCACCCCTCTAGATGTGAATATAGATCACACTGCTatcttgatattctttatagCTCTTTTCTAGTTTTCTTGG from Zingiber officinale cultivar Zhangliang chromosome 5B, Zo_v1.1, whole genome shotgun sequence encodes the following:
- the LOC121986060 gene encoding endonuclease III homolog 1, chloroplastic-like isoform X6, which translates into the protein MSHFLICSFGCVITYSHCIEQCTKFFLVNVYDIHRFASIKHLLLSPAEEHSTSPSAFQSKRSNASKVNAPENWKEVLNGIKTMTLAEGVTFRTMGCESEEKPLPSKEERFGILVSCLLSSQTKGAITSGMFSAVARLSEKGLLDAAIILKTEESVIASLIKPVAFYSRKAHYMKEVAEICSRKYGGDIPSSVNELLALPGVGSKIAHLVMIVGWNNVQGICVDTHVHRICNRLGWVSRPGTGLKTSTPEETRVLLEKWLPKDLWDPINPLLIGFGRSICTAPRPRCGICSVNNLCPSAFKEVTKSSKSKAKRSIY
- the LOC121986060 gene encoding endonuclease III homolog 1, chloroplastic-like isoform X3 — its product is MHSSVILFRLAPAVLPLSPRAQTIRMPPTRCSARSLLSNVIRLHSELKPGRNCDKEKHAYSTKKRVKRNIEVGRERQREDGGYQNVSSVADIEDLTYDEVNLSTSSINVYDIHRFASIKHLLLSPAEEHSTSPSAFQSKRSNASKVNAPENWKEVLNGIKTMTLAEGVTFRTMGCESEEKPLPSKEERFGILVSCLLSSQTKGAITSGMFSAVARLSEKGLLDAAIILKTEESVIASLIKPVAFYSRKAHYMKEVAEICSRKYGGDIPSSVNELLALPGVGSKIAHLVMIVGWNNVQGICVDTHVHRICNRLGWVSRPGTGLKTSTPEETRVLLEKWLPKDLWDPINPLLHLYCSQAPVWNLLCKQSLSLCFQGSDKEFKVKS
- the LOC121986060 gene encoding endonuclease III homolog 1, chloroplastic-like isoform X2; this encodes MHSSVILFRLAPAVLPLSPRAQTIRMPPTRCSARSLLSNVIRLHSELKPGRNCDKEKHAYSTKKRVKRNIEVGRERQREDGGYQNVSSVADIEDLTYDEVNLSTSSINVYDIHRFASIKHLLLSPAEEHSTSPSAFQSKRSNASKVNAPENWKEVLNGIKTMTLAEGVTFRTMGCESEEKPLPSKEERFGILVSCLLSSQTKGAITSGAVARLSEKGLLDAAIILKTEESVIASLIKPVAFYSRKAHYMKEVAEICSRKYGGDIPSSVNELLALPGVGSKIAHLVMIVGWNNVQGICVDTHVHRICNRLGWVSRPGTGLKTSTPEETRVLLEKWLPKDLWDPINPLLIGFGRSICTAPRPRCGICSVNNLCPSAFKEVTKSSKSKAKRSIY
- the LOC121986060 gene encoding endonuclease III homolog 1, chloroplastic-like isoform X1 yields the protein MHSSVILFRLAPAVLPLSPRAQTIRMPPTRCSARSLLSNVIRLHSELKPGRNCDKEKHAYSTKKRVKRNIEVGRERQREDGGYQNVSSVADIEDLTYDEVNLSTSSINVYDIHRFASIKHLLLSPAEEHSTSPSAFQSKRSNASKVNAPENWKEVLNGIKTMTLAEGVTFRTMGCESEEKPLPSKEERFGILVSCLLSSQTKGAITSGMFSAVARLSEKGLLDAAIILKTEESVIASLIKPVAFYSRKAHYMKEVAEICSRKYGGDIPSSVNELLALPGVGSKIAHLVMIVGWNNVQGICVDTHVHRICNRLGWVSRPGTGLKTSTPEETRVLLEKWLPKDLWDPINPLLIGFGRSICTAPRPRCGICSVNNLCPSAFKEVTKSSKSKAKRSIY
- the LOC121986060 gene encoding endonuclease III homolog 1, chloroplastic-like isoform X4, whose translation is MHSSVILFRLAPAVLPLSPRAQTIRMPPTRCSARSLLSNVIRLHSELKPGRNCDKEKHAYSTKKRVKRNIEVGRERQREDGGYQNVSSVADIEDLTYDEVNLSTSSKEHSTSPSAFQSKRSNASKVNAPENWKEVLNGIKTMTLAEGVTFRTMGCESEEKPLPSKEERFGILVSCLLSSQTKGAITSGMFSAVARLSEKGLLDAAIILKTEESVIASLIKPVAFYSRKAHYMKEVAEICSRKYGGDIPSSVNELLALPGVGSKIAHLVMIVGWNNVQGICVDTHVHRICNRLGWVSRPGTGLKTSTPEETRVLLEKWLPKDLWDPINPLLIGFGRSICTAPRPRCGICSVNNLCPSAFKEVTKSSKSKAKRSIY
- the LOC121986060 gene encoding endonuclease III homolog 1, chloroplastic-like isoform X5, whose translation is MHSSVILFRLAPAVLPLSPRAQTIRMPPTRCSARSLLSNVIRLHSELKPGRNCDKEKHAYSTKKRVKRNIEVGRERQREDGGYQNVSSVADIEDLTYDEVNLSTSSKEHSTSPSAFQSKRSNASKVNAPENWKEVLNGIKTMTLAEGVTFRTMGCESEEKPLPSKEERFGILVSCLLSSQTKGAITSGAVARLSEKGLLDAAIILKTEESVIASLIKPVAFYSRKAHYMKEVAEICSRKYGGDIPSSVNELLALPGVGSKIAHLVMIVGWNNVQGICVDTHVHRICNRLGWVSRPGTGLKTSTPEETRVLLEKWLPKDLWDPINPLLIGFGRSICTAPRPRCGICSVNNLCPSAFKEVTKSSKSKAKRSIY